In Mytilus edulis chromosome 13, xbMytEdul2.2, whole genome shotgun sequence, a single window of DNA contains:
- the LOC139500588 gene encoding neuronal acetylcholine receptor subunit alpha-3-like, with protein MLFNKSRYDENVLPTYPVWVDAMYTLQYVNSLDTKSQTLSTTGYFTVVWTDDRLNWIGSDYANIENIFVPVNKVWHPELVVLNSMHELQKNIGDERPIQIFNNGTIVWKPIVMLSTFCKMFIAFFPFDYQLCHINLASLDLPNTAMYLFPIISSIYHEPILQGDWQIAYTPSYGFHATFETISGSNDMLQFWIGLKRIPGHYLMIVVFPTVITAILTFVTFFLPLKSGIRIGYILTVVLALVVLLTFFAETMPSSTEYPSILVGLFTIALGMAFLLIIITVFVMGLYNKPKSYIAPNWMYSMVRKIRMLKLKLKCKARRINSLESTQSIEDCQPTEERDSVKKRTPLKQYSNKELAAFCDSFLFVVFTVLYILILVSIPIAAIIWIKDEGNIHPSVV; from the exons ATGTTATTTAATAAATCAAGATACGATGAAAATGTCTTGCCAACATATCCAGTATGGGTAGACGCAATGTATACCTTGCAGTATGTGAATTCATTG gatACAAAGTCACAAACATTATCGACGACAGGATATTTCACCGTG GTATGGACAGACGACCGATTGAATTGGATCGGAAGTGATTATGCgaacatagaaaatatatttGTACCAGTGAACAAAGTTTGGCACCCAGAATTGGTTGTGTTAAATTC AATGCATGAATTACAGAAGAATATTGGAGATGAAAGACCAATCCAAATATTTAATAACGGAACGATAGTTTGGAAACCAATTGTAATGTTGTCCACgttttgtaaaatgtttatcGCGTTTTTCCCATTTGACTATCAACTTTGCCACATAAATTTAGCTAGCTTAGATCTTCCTAATACTGCAATGTATTTATTTCCAATTATCTCATCGATATATCATGAACCAATATTACAAGGTGATTGGCAGATTGCATACACACCCAGCTACGGTTTTCATGCTACATTTGAGACAATCTCAGGTAGTAATGACATGCTCCAATTCTGGATAGGTTTGAAAAGGATTCCTGGTCATTACTTAATGATCGTTGTATTTCCGACCGTTATTACTGCAATATTGACTTTTGTTACATTCTTTCTACCGCTTAAATCCGGAATAAGAATTGGATATATTCTGACAGTGGTACTTGCTTTAGTggttttattgacattttttgcAGAAACAATGCCTTCATCAACGGAATACCCTTCAATTCTAG TGGGATTGTTTACGATAGCATTGGGCATGGCATTTCTTTTGATTATCATAACAGTATTTGTAATGGGACTTTACAATAAACCAAAAAGCTACATTGCTCCAAACTGGATGTATTCTATGGTAAGGAAGATCCGGATGTTAAAGTTAAAATTAAAGTGCAAAGCCAGAAGAATAAACTCTCTGGAATCGACTCAGTCTATAGAAGATTGTCAACCGACGGAAGAAAGAGACAGCGTAAAGAAAAGGACACCATTAAAACAATATAGCAACAAGGAGCTAGCTGCATTCTGtgattcttttttgtttgttgtttttacaGTCTTATATATTTTGATTCTTGTAAGTATCCCAATAGCAGCGATCATATGGATTAAAGATGAAGGCAACATTCATCCGTCTGTGGTTTag
- the LOC139500191 gene encoding uncharacterized protein — MNVVSKSFLEANNRKSNLLGPKEHLKIGAWNVRTMYECGKTAQVVKEMQSYNIDILGVSECRWTDCGSVTTSTGETIIYSGRKDNKHHQGVAIIMNKKAKGALTEWSPVDERIIVARFHSKYAKMTMIQCYAPTNDADDETKRTFYEKPQSITCKTPRHDILIVLGDMNAKVGNDNLDRERVMGKHGLGTINENGELLVDFVKITTLLLESKDGKILASESQQLERWTEHFKETLNAEHQADVPAIEQFGIELDIDIGEVSRDEIRKAILRLKNGKSPGLDAITAEMLKADIETSTTMFHELFRHLRTHDTIPNDWAKGLIIKLLKKGDQSDCNNWRGITLLNRNNLQNKTTRLNETAQSIGLTINEKKTKLMNISSNTIQPVYLGHNIIEEVEDFTYLGSMLSNTNGTAKDIRARISKARYAFCQLQPIWKRRSISLKTKIRIYTSNVKSVLLYGAECWRIIQSDMKKLSSFHNTCLRKICKIFWPNTISNKDLYHKTNQCCIETDIKRKRWRWIGHVLRKGNEDITKIALRWTPDGRRKRGRPKETWRRMIESEMKDLGKTWKEIEKKAKDRQMWRVLVEALCADRHEDTVGMVVLRENVLCW, encoded by the exons ATGAACGTTGTTAGTAAAAGCTTTCTAGAAGCTAACAACAGGAAAAGCAACCTTCTGGGGCCGAAAGAACATCTAAAGATAGGAGCATGGAACGTACGAACCATGTATGAATGTGGAAAGACTGCCCAGGTAGTTAAAGAGATGCAATCGTACAATATTGATATTCTTGGAGTAAGCGAATGCAGGTGGACTGACTGTGGATCTGTTACAACATCTACAGGTGAAACGATTATATACTCAGGTAGAAAGGATAATAAACATCACCAAGGGGTTGCTATTATCATGAACAAAAAGGCTAAAGGTGCACTCACTGAATGGTCACCAGTAGATGAGAGAATTATTGTTGCAAGATTCCATTCCAAATATgccaaaatgacaatgatacaatGTTATGCACCAACAAATGATGCAGATGATGAAACAAAAAGAACTTTTTATGAGAAACCCCAAAGTATAACCTGCAAAACACCACGACATGACATCCTTATAGTCTTAGGTGATATGAATGCTAAAGTAGGAAATGATAACTTAGATAGAGAAAGAGTTATGGGCAAACATGGACTTGGCACTATAAACGAAAATGGAGAACTACTTGTAGATTTTGTGAAGATAACGACCTTGTTATTGGAG TCCAAGGATGGTAAAATACTAGCCTCAGAAAGTCAACAACTGGAGAGGTGGACTGAACACTTCAAAGAAACATTGAATGCAGAACACCAGGCAGATGTTCCAGCTATAGAACAGTTTGGAATAGAACTAGACATCGATATTGGGGAAGTTTCAAGGGATGAGATCAGGAAGGCAATACTTCGACTCAAGAACGGGAAGTCACCTGGCTTAGATGCAATAACAGCTGAAATGCTTAAAGCAGACATAGAAACAAGCACAACCATGTTTCATGAACTGTTTAGACATTTAAGGACACATGACACTATTCCAAATGATTGGGCAAAGGGTCTTATAATCAAACTACTCAAGAAAGGAGACCAAAGTGACTGCAACAACTGGCGTGGTATAACTTTGCT CAACAGAAACAACCTGCAGAACAAAACCACCAGACTGAATGAAACAGCACAAAGTATAGGCCTGACTATTAACGAGAAGAAGACCAAGCTCATGAACATCAGCAGTAATACAATTCAACCAGTGTACTTGGGACATAACATCATAGAAGAGGTTGAGGACTTTACATATCTTGGAAGCATGCTAAGTAACACCAATGGAACAGCAAAAGATATAAGAGCCAGAATAAGCAAAGCCAGATATGCATTCTGCCAACTACAGCCTATATGGAAGAGAAGGTCAATCAGTCTGAAGACAAAGATCAGAATATACACCAGCAATGTGAAGTCAGTCCTTCTATATGGGGCAGAATGCTGGAGAATTATCCAATCAGACATGAAAAAGCTTTCCTCATTCCATAACACCTGTTTGAGGAAGATCTGTAAGATATTCTGGCCCAATACTATTTCCAACAAAGACCTGTACCACAAAACCAATCAGTGTTGTATTGAAACAGATATCAAAAGGAAGAGATGGCGTTGGATTGGCCACGTATTGAGGAAAGGAAATGAGGATATCACCAAGATTGCTTTGAGATGGACACCTGATGGTAGACGAAAAAGAGGGAGGCCAAAAGAGACCTGGCGCAGAATGATAGAATCAGAGATGAAAGACCTTGGGAAAACCTGGAAGGAGATCGAGAAGAAGGCAAAAGACAGGCAAATGTGGCGAGTACTGGTTGAGGCCTTATGTGCTGACAGGCACGAagacacggtgggtatggttgtcctgcgagagaacgtactgtgctggtga